TTTAAATAGGCATCTGTATCATTATCAACAACTATATCTGCATGTAAAAGTAGGACTGCTCCAAAGAATATTGTTATTAATTTTATTTTTAAATTTTTAAACATAACGATCCCCCTTATTTTTACTTTTCTTAATCTTTATAGTATATTAATACCACGTTTTTCAAAAAATGCAAGCACTTTTATATGTTTTTTCAATTAAAATATTTTAAATATCAAAAAAACAGTAAACCTTTTTTGATTTACTGTTATCATTAATTTTTATTTTTCAATTTCTTTTACATACTGTTGAATTGCATCACAAACATATTGAGCAGTTCCTTCACCAAATTTATCTAAATTATTTTTAAATTCAATATTTTTAACATATCCATACCCTATACTTGAAAATACATTAATCGGACAATCAAATGCATATTTACACATATGTTTATGCAACTTTTTAGATAATTCTACATTTTCTTTTGATGTTGCTTTTAATCCATTTGACATATTTTCAGCAAAAGCAAAGAAAACTTTATTAAATCCATCCACAATCTCTACTTCTTTTCCTTTTTGATTTTCAATAACTTCTTTTCCATATTTGTCTACTACAACTTGTTGATACTTTAAACTATCTTGGTATGTAAATCCTTTAAATTTCTCTTTTGTTGACATAATAACTCCTCCTTCTTTAGATTCAATTGTTTTTTCCAATGTATCTATTAATGTTAGAAGTTTTTCTTTTTCATTTTGCATTAAATTTAATTGTTTTTTTAAGTGAATTAATATGTCCTTATCCCCTTTTGTTAGCAACTCTTTAATTTGCTTTAAAGAAAATCCTAAATATTTATAGAATAATATCATCTGTAAAATTGACATATCTTCTTCTGTATAATATCTATAACCATTTTCATGTTTTTTTGGAGATAAAAGTCCAATTTCATCATAATAATGTAAAGTGCGCACCGATACACCACTAATTTCATTCACTTTTTTCACTAGATACATTTTATTTCCCTCCTAACAATTTAAGTGTACACTATTACGCAACGTCAGAGTCAAGACTTTTTATAAAAAAATATTTTAATTATTATTTATTTTATTCACTGTCAATTCTACTATC
The Oceanivirga salmonicida genome window above contains:
- a CDS encoding MerR family transcriptional regulator, with product MYLVKKVNEISGVSVRTLHYYDEIGLLSPKKHENGYRYYTEEDMSILQMILFYKYLGFSLKQIKELLTKGDKDILIHLKKQLNLMQNEKEKLLTLIDTLEKTIESKEGGVIMSTKEKFKGFTYQDSLKYQQVVVDKYGKEVIENQKGKEVEIVDGFNKVFFAFAENMSNGLKATSKENVELSKKLHKHMCKYAFDCPINVFSSIGYGYVKNIEFKNNLDKFGEGTAQYVCDAIQQYVKEIEK